In Pseudostreptobacillus hongkongensis, a single genomic region encodes these proteins:
- the ahpC gene encoding alkyl hydroperoxide reductase subunit C produces MSLVGKEIQEFSAQAYNPTTEEFITVTDKDLRGKWSVIMFYPADFTFVCPTELEDLQEQYDTLKSLDTEVYSVSTDTHFVHKAWHDHSDKISKLTFKMIGDPSHLISKQFEVLDESGLAQRATFIIDPDGVVQVVEINADGIGRDSSVLVDKIKAGQFIRKNPGQVCPAKWKETGETLTPGLDLVGKI; encoded by the coding sequence ATGTCTTTAGTAGGAAAAGAAATACAAGAATTTAGTGCACAAGCATATAATCCAACAACAGAAGAATTTATAACTGTAACGGATAAAGATTTAAGAGGTAAGTGGAGTGTTATAATGTTTTATCCAGCAGATTTTACATTTGTATGCCCTACAGAATTAGAAGATTTACAAGAACAATATGATACTTTAAAATCTTTGGATACAGAAGTTTATTCTGTTTCAACTGATACTCATTTTGTACATAAAGCATGGCATGATCATTCAGATAAGATATCTAAACTTACATTTAAAATGATAGGAGATCCTAGTCATTTAATCTCTAAACAATTTGAAGTTTTAGATGAATCAGGATTAGCGCAAAGAGCAACATTTATAATAGATCCAGATGGTGTAGTTCAAGTAGTTGAAATAAATGCTGATGGAATAGGAAGAGATTCTTCAGTGTTAGTTGATAAAATTAAAGCAGGACAATTTATTAGAAAAAACCCAGGACAAGTATGTCCAGCAAAATGGAAAGAAACAGGTGAAACTTTAACACCAGGATTAGATTTAGTAGGTAAAATATAA
- the ahpF gene encoding alkyl hydroperoxide reductase subunit F yields the protein MSIIDSSLKGQLSQYLQLLENKISIGMSLDESENSKKLRDFILEIVSLSDKISVTEEKSNYTPSFSVNRLDEKTGIEFAGIPLGHEFESLVLALLQVGGRKPKISEEQFARIKAIDKELKFETIVSLSCHNCPDVVQALNILSVLNSKISHTMIEGGMFQELIETKGIMAVPTVLLNGEEFVAGKTNLDKILDMIAGPKSDDKIKEIAKLDTLIIGGGPAAATAAIYLARKDWNTAIVCDEFGGQVKETLGIENITGTKYTEGPKYMAQVKEHVIEYNVPIFEGYKVESIEKGDEFKSKLNNGIEILSKTVIVATGARWRLLGIPGETEFKNKGIAYCVHCDGPLFKDKKVAVIGGGNSGIEAAIDLAPIAKEVVVLEFADTLKADDVLQDRARSLSNIEIITNAETTSIDGDNKVQGLTYTDRISGKSISRDIDGCFIQVGLVPNTEFLDNKVEKTRMGEIVVDGQGQSSIEGLFAAGDCTNTEFKQIVIASGSGASAALGVNNYLVRKK from the coding sequence ATGAGTATAATAGATTCTAGTTTAAAAGGACAACTTTCACAATATTTACAACTTTTAGAAAATAAGATTTCTATAGGTATGAGTTTAGATGAAAGTGAAAATTCAAAAAAATTAAGAGATTTCATTTTAGAAATTGTATCATTATCTGATAAAATTTCTGTAACTGAAGAAAAATCAAATTACACACCTTCATTTTCTGTAAATAGATTAGATGAAAAAACAGGTATAGAATTTGCAGGAATTCCTTTAGGTCATGAATTTGAATCTCTTGTATTAGCTTTACTTCAAGTAGGTGGGCGTAAACCTAAAATATCAGAAGAACAGTTTGCAAGAATTAAAGCTATAGATAAAGAATTAAAATTTGAAACTATAGTTAGTTTATCTTGTCATAATTGTCCTGATGTTGTACAGGCTTTAAATATATTATCAGTTTTAAATTCTAAAATTAGTCATACTATGATAGAAGGTGGAATGTTCCAAGAATTAATAGAAACTAAAGGTATTATGGCAGTTCCAACTGTTCTTTTAAATGGTGAGGAATTTGTTGCTGGTAAAACAAATCTTGATAAAATTCTTGATATGATAGCTGGACCTAAATCTGATGATAAAATAAAGGAAATAGCAAAATTAGATACTTTAATAATAGGTGGAGGACCAGCAGCGGCAACTGCAGCTATTTATCTTGCAAGAAAAGATTGGAATACAGCTATAGTTTGTGATGAATTTGGAGGACAAGTCAAAGAAACTTTAGGTATAGAAAATATCACTGGTACTAAATATACTGAAGGTCCTAAATATATGGCTCAAGTAAAAGAACATGTAATAGAATACAATGTTCCAATATTTGAAGGATATAAGGTTGAAAGTATAGAAAAAGGTGATGAATTTAAATCTAAGTTAAATAATGGAATAGAGATATTATCTAAAACTGTTATAGTTGCAACAGGTGCAAGATGGAGACTTTTAGGTATTCCAGGTGAAACTGAATTTAAAAATAAAGGAATAGCATATTGTGTACATTGTGATGGACCTTTATTTAAAGATAAAAAAGTTGCTGTTATAGGTGGAGGAAATTCTGGTATAGAAGCAGCTATTGATTTAGCCCCTATAGCAAAAGAAGTAGTAGTATTAGAATTTGCCGATACATTAAAAGCTGATGATGTTTTACAGGATAGAGCAAGATCATTAAGTAATATAGAAATAATAACTAATGCAGAAACAACATCTATAGATGGAGATAATAAGGTACAAGGTTTAACTTATACAGATAGAATATCTGGTAAATCTATTTCAAGAGATATAGATGGTTGTTTTATTCAAGTAGGGTTAGTTCCTAATACAGAATTTTTAGATAATAAAGTTGAAAAGACTAGAATGGGTGAAATTGTTGTTGATGGACAAGGTCAGAGTTCTATTGAAGGACTATTTGCTGCAGGAGATTGTACAAATACAGAATTTAAACAAATAGTAATAGCTTCTGGAAGTGGAGCTAGTGCAGCTCTTGGAGTTAATAATTATTTAGTTAGAAAAAAATAG